The following proteins are encoded in a genomic region of Brachypodium distachyon strain Bd21 chromosome 1, Brachypodium_distachyon_v3.0, whole genome shotgun sequence:
- the LOC100843012 gene encoding protein NRT1/ PTR FAMILY 2.11 has protein sequence MRSGGGGGREDDEAGQKLKSMDVDKMENGADDSPRPLVKYHGWKAMPFIIGNETFEKLGTLGTSANLLVYLTQVFHMQSVDAATLLNGLNGTTSLAPIVGAFLSDAYLGRYLALAIASVASLIGMFFLTLTAGADSLHPPECGAGEVCQKATSYQFAVLFISFAFLVIGSAGIRPCSMPFGADQFDPHTESGKRGINSFFNWYYFTFTSAMLVSATVIIYVQSNVSWPIGLGIPTALMFLACVLFFMGTKLYVRVIPEGSPFTTIVQVFAAAVSKRSLKQAKDPKQDLFDPPHTSNVVSKLAHTDQFRCLDKAAMVASPEEVRPGGAAPVNPWRLCTVQQVEEVKCLIRIVPVWSTGIIYYVAVVQQSTYVVFSALQSDRRLGSSFHVPAASFTVFAMLAQTLWIPIYDRILLPRLRKVTGKDEGFTLLQRQGIGIALSTVAMVISAIVEDRRRDIALNQPVIGTTQTGGGISAMSSFWMVPQLMILGLSEAFNLISQIEFYYKEIPEHMRSVAGALAFCNLALGNYLSGFLTTIVHQTTGAGQNWLAQDLNKGRLDLFYWMIAGIGVFNFVYFMICARWYRFKGASN, from the exons atgcgcagcggcggcggcggcgggcgtgaggacgacgaggccgggCAGAAGCTGAAGAGCATGGACGTGGACAAGATGGAGAACGGCGCCGACGACAGCCCGCGGCCGCTCGTCAAGTACCACGGCTGGAAGGCCATGCCCTTCATCATCG GGAACGAGACGTTCGAGAAGCTGGGGACGCTGGGCACGTCGGCGAACCTGCTGGTGTACCTGACGCAGGTGTTCCACATGCAGAGCGTGGACGCCGCGACGCTGCTCAACGGGCTCAACGGCACCACCAGCCTCGCCcccatcgtcggcgccttcctgTCCGACGCCTACCTCGGCCGCTACCTCGCGCTCGCCATCGCCTCTGTCGCATCCCTCATC GGCATGTTCTTCCTGACGCTGACGGCCGGCGCGGACAGCCTGCACCCGCCGGAatgcggcgcgggcgaggtcTGCCAGAAGGCGACGTCCTACCAGTTCGCGGTGCTCTTCATCTCCTTCGCGTTCCTGGTGATCGGGTCGGCGGGGATCCGTCCTTGCAGCATGCCGTTCGGCGCCGACCAGTTCGACCCGCACACGGAGTCCGGCAAGCGTGGCATCAACAGCTTCTTCAACTGGTACTACTTCACCTTCACCTCGGCGATGCTggtgtccgccacggtcatcATCTACGTGCAGAGCAACGTCAGCTGGCCGATCGGGCTCGGCATCCCGACGGCGCTCATGTTCCTCGCCTGCGTGCTCTTCTTCATGGGCACCAAGCTGTACGTGCGTGTCATCCCCGAGGGGAGCCCCTTCACCACCATCGTGCAGGTGTTCGCCGCGGCCGTCAGCAAGCGGTCGCTGAAGCAGGCCAAGGACCCGAAGCAGGATCTTTTCGACCCGCCGCATACCAGCAACGTCGTGTCCAAGCTGGCTCACACGGACCAGTTCAGGTGCCTGGACAAGGCGGCCATGGTGGCGTCCCCGGAGGAGGTGAGACCCGGCGGTGCGGCGCCCGTGAACCCGTGGAGGCTCTGCACGGTGCAGCAGGTGGAGGAGGTGAAATGCCTCATCAGGATCGTGCCAGTTTGGTCCACGGGGATCATCTACTACGTGGCCGTGGTGCAGCAGTCCACCTACGTGGTCTTCTCCGCGCTGCAGTCCGACAGACGCCTCGGCAGCAGCTTCCACGTCCCCGCCGCGTCGTTCACCGTCTTCGCCATGCTGGCACAGACGCTGTGGATCCCCATCTACGACAGGATCCTCCTGCCAAGGCTCCGGAAGGTCACCGGGAAAGACGAAGGGTTCACGCTGCTGCAGCGCCAGGGGATCGGGATCGCGCTCTCCACGGTGGCCATGGTCATCTCGGCCATCGTCGAGGACCGGCGCAGGGACATCGCGCTCAACCAGCCGGTCATCGGCACCACGCAGACCGGGGGCGGCATCTCGGCCATGTCCAGCTTCTGGATGGTGCCGCAGCTCATGATCCTGGGGCTCTCCGAGGCGTTCAACCTCATCAGCCAGATCGAGTTCTACTACAAGGAGATCCCGGAGCACATGAGGAGTGTCGCCGGGGCGCTCGCGTTCTGCAACCTCGCGCTGGGGAACTACCTCAGTGGGTTCTTGACGACGATAGTGCACCAGACCACGGGAGCTGGGCAGAACTGGCTGGCGCAGGATCTTAACAAGGGGAGGCTCGATCTCTTCTACTGGATGATCGCCGGCATTGGCGTCTTCAACTTCGTTTACTTTATGATCTGTGCCAGGTGGTACAGGTTCAAGGGAGCCAGCAACTGA